The Candidatus Dependentiae bacterium genome includes a window with the following:
- a CDS encoding HIT domain-containing protein has protein sequence MAFDSCIFCKIISKEIPSEFIAETKDLVVLKDLYPKAPIHYLIIPKKHISNVLSLNDQELAGKMFGMVRTLSEKIGNTSFKLAINSGRFQHVPHLHMHFLAGDSIESV, from the coding sequence ATGGCATTCGATTCCTGCATCTTTTGTAAAATTATTTCAAAAGAAATCCCATCCGAGTTTATTGCAGAAACTAAAGATTTGGTTGTATTGAAAGATCTTTATCCTAAAGCGCCAATTCACTATTTAATTATTCCAAAAAAACACATCTCAAATGTTCTTTCGCTGAACGATCAAGAGCTTGCTGGTAAAATGTTTGGTATGGTGCGTACGCTTTCTGAAAAGATTGGCAACACTTCATTTAAGCTAGCGATTAATAGTGGAAGATTCCAGCATGTTCCTCATCTGCATATGCATTTTCTAGCGGGCGATAGTATTGAATCAGTATAG